Proteins from one Catenuloplanes atrovinosus genomic window:
- a CDS encoding sensor histidine kinase has protein sequence MNIRNWSIRSKIIALVSVPLVALLALWVFATVLTIDPAMRLLASQDVLDQVGRPGEELVADLQQERRLSLVYLAGNASTPTARRDSEALTEQRKRTDAAMAEFRQRSADHADIGDELDRRLATAYTSLDAIARQRDFIDSRDVDKPGALRFYSAVIGDMFKVFDLLSQYDDPVLSRRASAMAQLGHAREVLGQVDALVAGASTAGQFGISEHGQLVQIIGTYRYLYDTAVADLDAQTRQRYNLLIQSPVFERMNSMENALITSGADGKAVPIGLTEWTRTYDQVALQLRGFEQFTSERAAEDAVPLAVRTLGLLAVAGLLGLAAMVLSLVISVKVGRSLIKRLSELRAEATDLAGHRLPEVVGRLRRGDEVDVAAETRSLAFGTDEIGQLGNAFTEVQRTAVQAAVDEAALRRGLNDVFLNIARRSQTLLHRQLALLDRMERRVTDPDELADLFRVDHMATRMRRHAEDLVILAGAVPGRGWRNPVPMIDVVRGAVSEVEDYARVDIGVADDIAVVGRAVGDVIHLLAELIENGTSFSPPHTRVKVGGEPVPNGYAIEVEDRGLGMTPEELADANRRLAEPPEFDPANSARLGLFVVAQLAARHQVQVSLRVSPYGGVTAVVLIPSELVTVVEPSLPRFAVAQPATQPAVQPATPANGHAVEARPVTPREIEPARSARPAGETIGTVVVDGMELPGRRSTKRRKATPVASATSDTENVKTEDGEDAPTLAMPQPGREATDAEPGDDPEETTTMDGLPKRVRQASLAPQLRAGRQPAQPAPAEAAPRTPDQVRSLMSALQAGTNRGRRAAEAMMTTAPESAAGKPAPEQRSEAVRATATPPPGAVLTPAPGTEIPAVGTPTTVQSAAAAEKSAATAEQGAAGHDMHQEADRDA, from the coding sequence ATGAACATCCGGAACTGGTCGATCCGATCGAAGATCATCGCGCTGGTGTCGGTGCCGCTCGTGGCACTGCTGGCCCTCTGGGTCTTCGCCACCGTGCTGACGATCGATCCGGCGATGCGCCTGCTGGCGTCGCAGGACGTGCTCGACCAGGTCGGCCGTCCCGGCGAGGAGTTGGTGGCGGATCTGCAGCAGGAGCGCCGGCTGTCCCTGGTCTACCTGGCCGGGAACGCGAGCACCCCCACCGCGCGCAGGGACAGCGAGGCGCTCACCGAGCAGCGCAAGCGGACGGACGCGGCGATGGCGGAGTTCCGGCAGCGCTCGGCGGACCACGCGGACATCGGCGACGAACTGGACCGCCGGCTGGCGACCGCCTACACCTCGCTGGACGCGATCGCCCGGCAGCGGGACTTCATCGACTCGCGCGACGTCGACAAGCCGGGCGCGCTGCGGTTCTACAGCGCGGTGATCGGCGACATGTTCAAGGTCTTCGACCTGCTCAGCCAGTACGACGACCCGGTGCTCAGCCGCCGCGCCAGCGCGATGGCCCAGCTCGGTCACGCCCGCGAGGTGCTCGGCCAGGTGGACGCGCTCGTCGCCGGCGCCTCCACCGCGGGGCAGTTCGGCATCAGTGAGCACGGTCAATTAGTCCAGATCATCGGTACGTACCGGTACCTGTACGACACCGCCGTGGCCGATCTCGACGCGCAGACGCGGCAGCGCTACAACCTGCTGATCCAGTCGCCGGTCTTCGAGCGCATGAACAGCATGGAGAACGCGCTCATAACGTCCGGCGCGGACGGCAAGGCCGTGCCGATCGGCCTGACCGAGTGGACCCGCACCTACGACCAGGTCGCGCTGCAACTGCGCGGGTTCGAGCAGTTCACCTCCGAGCGCGCGGCCGAGGACGCGGTGCCGCTCGCCGTGCGTACCCTCGGCCTGCTCGCGGTCGCCGGCCTGCTGGGCCTCGCCGCGATGGTGCTGTCGCTGGTCATCTCCGTCAAGGTCGGCCGGTCACTGATAAAGCGGCTCTCCGAGCTGCGCGCGGAGGCCACCGACCTGGCCGGTCACCGGCTCCCCGAGGTGGTCGGCCGGCTGCGCCGCGGCGACGAGGTGGACGTCGCGGCGGAGACGCGCAGCCTGGCGTTCGGCACCGACGAGATCGGCCAGCTGGGCAACGCCTTCACCGAGGTGCAGCGCACGGCCGTGCAGGCCGCGGTGGACGAGGCGGCGCTGCGCCGCGGCCTCAACGACGTCTTCCTCAACATCGCGCGGCGCAGCCAGACGCTGCTGCACCGCCAGCTCGCGCTGCTGGACCGGATGGAGCGCCGGGTCACCGACCCGGACGAGCTGGCCGACCTGTTCCGGGTCGACCACATGGCGACCCGGATGCGGCGCCACGCGGAGGACCTGGTGATCCTCGCGGGCGCGGTCCCGGGCCGCGGCTGGCGCAACCCGGTCCCGATGATCGACGTGGTCCGCGGCGCGGTCTCCGAGGTCGAGGACTACGCGCGGGTCGACATCGGCGTCGCGGACGACATCGCGGTCGTCGGCCGCGCGGTCGGCGACGTGATCCACCTGCTGGCCGAGCTGATCGAGAACGGCACGTCGTTCTCCCCGCCGCACACCCGGGTCAAGGTCGGCGGCGAGCCGGTGCCGAACGGGTACGCGATCGAGGTCGAGGACCGCGGCCTGGGCATGACGCCGGAGGAACTGGCCGACGCGAACCGCCGGCTCGCCGAGCCGCCGGAGTTCGATCCGGCCAACAGCGCCCGCCTCGGCCTGTTCGTGGTCGCCCAGCTCGCCGCGCGCCACCAGGTCCAGGTCAGCCTGCGCGTCTCACCGTACGGCGGCGTGACCGCGGTCGTGCTCATCCCGAGCGAGCTGGTCACCGTGGTCGAGCCGTCGCTGCCCCGGTTCGCCGTGGCGCAGCCGGCCACGCAGCCGGCGGTGCAGCCGGCCACTCCGGCGAACGGCCACGCGGTCGAGGCCCGGCCGGTCACGCCGCGGGAGATCGAACCCGCGCGCAGCGCCCGGCCGGCGGGTGAGACCATCGGCACGGTTGTGGTCGATGGGATGGAGCTGCCCGGCCGCCGGTCGACGAAGCGGCGCAAGGCGACCCCGGTCGCGTCCGCCACATCGGACACGGAGAATGTAAAGACAGAGGACGGCGAGGACGCGCCGACGCTCGCCATGCCGCAGCCGGGGCGGGAGGCGACGGACGCGGAGCCGGGGGACGACCCGGAGGAGACCACCACGATGGACGGCCTGCCCAAGCGCGTTCGCCAGGCGAGCCTGGCACCGCAGTTGCGCGCGGGGCGCCAGCCGGCGCAGCCCGCGCCGGCGGAGGCCGCACCGCGTACCCCTGATCAGGTCCGCAGTTTGATGTCCGCGCTCCAGGCGGGCACGAACCGGGGCCGGCGCGCGGCCGAGGCCATGATGACCACGGCCCCCGAGTCCGCCGCCGGGAAGCCGGCGCCGGAGCAGCGGAGCGAGGCGGTGCGCGCCACCGCCACGCCGCCGCCCGGCGCGGTGCTGACGCCGGCGCCGGGCACCGAGATCCCCGCGGTCGGCACGCCGACGACCGTGCAGTCCGCGGCGGCGGCCGAGAAGTCCGCCGCGACGGCAGAGCAGGGCGCGGCGGGGCACGACATGCACCAGGAAGCAGACAGGGACGCATAA
- a CDS encoding LysM peptidoglycan-binding domain-containing protein, which produces MTSTRISVPRRIGRITTGLAGLVLLVGLLAGAPIALYAVAGNPIPDRLPTLDAAVATLTSPDDGQLFLRALALVGWLGWLTFTLSVLVELVALVLRVPAPHLPGMRTQQRMATALIASVTLIVSTGAAASASALGLGAAQTVPSGVAPAAAAPSIGIPGDTPLHVGYQSAAPTYTAGFGAAPARPDLVAASGAWDQGPWSGTPGSAPTHAAAGGTAGEAGGQAYRAPATEALPGDPVYRVEQDDYLGAIADRYLGDFERYPELAQLNGIDDPDVIRAGDFLHLPENAKDRGVREHATGLVDAPPPVTATPPGTAPDVTDPTPAAPGGAATPAPGTSAPSTSAPTPAPAPATQAPSTQAPAPGGQGAPEAPHQGEDPLGGLNGAKGLDGNDRGPLPLAVSAVLAAAAVVGAQVGALLGLRDRRRPSRH; this is translated from the coding sequence ATGACGAGCACACGGATCTCCGTACCGCGAAGGATCGGGCGGATCACGACCGGGCTGGCCGGGCTCGTGCTGCTCGTCGGCCTGCTGGCCGGCGCGCCGATCGCGCTCTACGCGGTCGCCGGCAACCCGATCCCGGACCGGCTGCCCACGCTGGACGCGGCCGTCGCGACGCTGACCAGCCCGGACGACGGGCAGCTCTTCCTGCGCGCGCTGGCGCTCGTCGGCTGGCTGGGCTGGCTCACGTTCACGCTGTCCGTGCTGGTCGAACTGGTCGCGCTGGTGCTGCGCGTACCGGCGCCGCACCTGCCCGGCATGCGCACCCAGCAGCGGATGGCGACCGCGCTGATCGCGTCCGTCACGCTGATCGTCTCCACCGGCGCGGCGGCCTCCGCGTCCGCGCTCGGCCTCGGCGCCGCGCAGACCGTGCCCAGCGGCGTCGCGCCGGCCGCGGCGGCGCCGAGCATCGGCATCCCCGGCGACACGCCGCTGCACGTCGGCTACCAGAGCGCCGCTCCCACGTACACCGCCGGATTCGGCGCCGCGCCGGCCCGGCCGGACCTGGTCGCCGCGAGCGGCGCCTGGGACCAAGGCCCCTGGAGCGGTACGCCGGGGAGCGCCCCGACGCACGCGGCCGCGGGCGGCACCGCGGGCGAGGCCGGTGGCCAGGCCTACCGGGCGCCCGCCACGGAGGCACTGCCCGGCGACCCGGTCTACCGCGTCGAGCAGGACGACTACCTGGGCGCGATCGCGGACCGCTACCTCGGCGACTTCGAGCGCTACCCGGAGCTGGCGCAGCTCAACGGCATCGACGACCCCGACGTGATCCGGGCCGGCGACTTCCTGCACCTGCCGGAGAACGCCAAGGACCGGGGGGTACGCGAGCACGCGACCGGCCTGGTCGACGCGCCGCCGCCGGTCACCGCCACGCCGCCCGGCACCGCCCCCGACGTCACGGACCCCACGCCCGCGGCACCCGGCGGCGCGGCCACCCCCGCACCCGGCACGTCCGCACCGTCCACCTCGGCACCGACTCCCGCCCCGGCCCCGGCCACCCAGGCGCCGTCCACCCAGGCTCCCGCGCCCGGCGGCCAGGGGGCGCCCGAGGCGCCGCACCAGGGCGAGGACCCGCTGGGCGGACTCAACGGCGCCAAGGGGCTGGACGGCAACGACCGCGGCCCGCTCCCGCTCGCGGTCTCCGCCGTACTGGCCGCCGCCGCCGTGGTGGGCGCGCAGGTCGGCGCACTGCTCGGCCTCCGCGACCGCCGCCGCCCGTCCCGCCACTGA
- a CDS encoding pilus assembly protein TadG-related protein, producing MTGAERDRGRVSIFLAIALFAVLVMIGLSFDAAGRLRTQQRADNLAAEAARAGGQQIDVAQAMSAGLKVVDMAAAADAAVDYLDRAGVEGDATWVTQGEGCADTARCLRVDVQMTYDMVMLPIFGFPQQVTVNGSATAELLTDEDI from the coding sequence ATGACCGGGGCCGAGCGGGACCGCGGCCGGGTCAGCATCTTCCTGGCGATCGCGCTGTTCGCGGTGCTCGTCATGATCGGCCTGTCGTTCGACGCGGCCGGCCGGCTGCGCACCCAGCAGCGCGCGGACAACCTCGCAGCGGAGGCGGCCCGGGCCGGCGGCCAGCAGATCGACGTCGCGCAGGCGATGAGCGCCGGCCTGAAGGTCGTCGACATGGCCGCCGCCGCCGACGCCGCGGTCGACTACCTGGACCGGGCCGGGGTGGAGGGCGACGCGACCTGGGTCACCCAGGGCGAGGGCTGCGCCGACACCGCACGCTGCCTGCGGGTGGACGTGCAGATGACGTACGACATGGTGATGCTGCCCATCTTCGGCTTCCCGCAGCAGGTCACGGTCAACGGCAGCGCCACCGCGGAACTCCTGACCGACGAGGACATCTGA
- a CDS encoding TadE/TadG family type IV pilus assembly protein → MIRRRDRGSVSVEVAILTPAFIALIVTAFVVGRTATATNAVDLAAHDAARAASIARDAASADTAARAAAEKALAQQDVTCTNSNVISYGTPNSLLGAFATPVGQPASVVVTVTCVISFADLGFPGVPGDRTKQATYESVLDTYRSRS, encoded by the coding sequence ATGATCCGCCGCCGCGACCGCGGGTCGGTCTCCGTCGAGGTCGCCATCCTGACGCCGGCGTTCATCGCGCTCATCGTGACCGCGTTCGTGGTCGGCCGCACCGCCACCGCGACGAACGCGGTGGACCTCGCCGCGCACGACGCCGCCCGCGCCGCCTCGATCGCCCGCGACGCCGCCTCGGCGGACACGGCCGCGCGCGCCGCCGCCGAGAAGGCGCTCGCGCAACAGGACGTGACGTGCACCAACAGCAATGTGATCAGCTACGGCACGCCGAACTCGCTGCTCGGGGCCTTCGCTACGCCGGTCGGCCAGCCCGCGTCCGTGGTCGTCACCGTCACCTGCGTGATCTCGTTCGCCGATCTCGGGTTCCCGGGCGTGCCGGGCGACCGGACCAAGCAGGCCACCTACGAGTCGGTGCTGGACACGTACCGGAGCCGGTCATGA
- a CDS encoding pilus assembly protein, with protein sequence MRTGHASARRARSAEDRARPARAPRPDRGASPVELAVLMPVIFFMLFGAIQIAAVYVARATALSAAQEAVATERMFEAQDGSGWKRADAFIKAAGDWLTQPTITVTETDTEVSCVVTGNALSVIPGWTLTVTQSASAPRERLTQPGGAG encoded by the coding sequence ATGAGGACGGGACACGCCTCCGCACGCCGCGCACGGTCCGCCGAGGACCGTGCGCGGCCGGCGCGCGCGCCTCGCCCCGACCGCGGCGCCTCGCCGGTCGAACTGGCCGTCCTGATGCCGGTGATCTTCTTCATGCTGTTCGGCGCCATCCAGATCGCCGCGGTCTACGTGGCCCGCGCCACCGCGCTCTCCGCCGCGCAGGAGGCGGTCGCCACCGAGCGGATGTTCGAGGCGCAGGACGGCTCCGGCTGGAAGCGCGCCGACGCGTTCATCAAGGCCGCGGGCGACTGGCTCACCCAGCCCACCATCACGGTGACCGAGACGGACACCGAGGTGAGCTGCGTGGTCACCGGCAACGCGCTCTCCGTCATCCCGGGCTGGACGCTCACCGTCACCCAGTCCGCCAGCGCGCCGCGCGAGCGCCTCACCCAGCCGGGCGGTGCCGGATGA
- a CDS encoding type II secretion system F family protein, giving the protein MAPFGLVLNTDLAIAVSGGAAVGAGVFIAVRELMPATPALAPALRRLHQQRRMPIAEVRRRRGLEWLGGFARWLRPPLRELDLLGRTPEQYALSILLSALVGLITPVLVVTLLALAGRPLPFVVPVFAGLVLAALAAWVAHHDVLSRAERARGEFSRAVCTYLDLVALQISAAHGPVQSLEQAAEICDGWVFERIREALHIAQLQMRSPWEELRELSERIGVPELGDVGAIMQSSGTEGAQVHDTLRSRADALRDEIRTESLARAEGITSRLDIPGALLVFILLGFVIYPFMARV; this is encoded by the coding sequence ATCGCGCCGTTCGGGCTCGTCCTCAACACGGATCTCGCGATCGCGGTCAGCGGCGGCGCGGCCGTCGGCGCGGGCGTGTTCATCGCGGTCCGCGAGCTGATGCCGGCCACACCCGCGCTGGCCCCGGCGCTGCGCCGGCTGCACCAGCAGCGACGGATGCCGATCGCGGAGGTGCGCCGCCGGCGCGGCCTGGAGTGGCTCGGCGGCTTCGCCCGCTGGCTCCGCCCGCCGCTGCGGGAGCTGGACCTGCTCGGCCGTACCCCGGAGCAGTACGCGCTCTCCATCCTGCTGTCCGCGTTGGTTGGCCTGATCACGCCGGTCCTGGTGGTCACGCTGCTGGCGCTGGCCGGGCGTCCGCTGCCCTTCGTCGTCCCGGTCTTCGCCGGCCTGGTGCTCGCGGCGCTGGCCGCCTGGGTGGCCCACCACGACGTGCTGTCCCGGGCCGAGCGCGCGCGGGGCGAGTTCAGCCGGGCGGTCTGCACGTACCTGGACCTGGTCGCGTTGCAGATCTCCGCGGCGCACGGGCCGGTCCAGTCCCTCGAACAGGCCGCCGAGATCTGCGACGGCTGGGTGTTCGAGCGCATCCGGGAGGCGCTGCACATCGCCCAGTTGCAGATGCGCTCCCCTTGGGAGGAACTGCGCGAACTCTCCGAGCGCATCGGCGTGCCCGAACTCGGCGACGTCGGCGCGATCATGCAGTCCTCCGGCACCGAGGGCGCCCAGGTGCACGACACCCTGCGCAGCCGTGCCGACGCGCTCCGGGACGAGATTCGGACGGAGTCGCTCGCCCGCGCCGAGGGGATCACGAGCCGGCTGGACATTCCCGGCGCGCTGCTCGTCTTCATCCTGCTCGGCTTCGTCATCTATCCGTTCATGGCAAGGGTCTGA
- a CDS encoding type II secretion system F family protein — MAPAPGQSAEAGMNQTASISLIAALGGAAIVGGLILAAVAVFGRPGPSGPDSRLTLRLRRIWNGSDPSAAGRRRHHAVIILAFAAAALAWLLTGLPVIGVLVGIAIPGAPWLFTVGRAEQRSIARVEALGEWTRRLKDVSNIGQGLQQAIVSTAATAPDTISDEVRTLAGRLRAGENPADALLLFADEMGDPVADQVVAALILHLTDRGERLSDVLASIAAGAAADVATRREVEAKRTQPRFAVRFLTVVTLVVLVLGLLNPQYMRPYASPVGQLIMAALGTGFVALLAWVRGMSMPPPVPRFLNPPRTEEAFR, encoded by the coding sequence CTGGCGCCGGCCCCGGGTCAGTCTGCTGAGGCCGGCATGAACCAGACGGCGAGCATCTCGCTGATCGCGGCGCTGGGCGGTGCAGCGATCGTGGGCGGCCTGATCCTGGCCGCCGTGGCGGTCTTCGGCCGGCCCGGCCCGTCGGGGCCGGACTCCCGGCTGACCCTCCGGCTGCGGCGGATCTGGAACGGCAGCGACCCGAGCGCGGCCGGCCGGCGCCGCCACCACGCGGTCATCATCCTCGCGTTCGCCGCCGCCGCGCTCGCCTGGCTGCTCACCGGCCTGCCGGTGATCGGCGTGCTGGTCGGCATCGCGATCCCGGGCGCGCCCTGGCTGTTCACCGTGGGCCGGGCCGAGCAGCGCAGCATCGCGCGGGTGGAGGCGCTGGGCGAGTGGACGCGACGGCTCAAGGACGTCTCCAACATCGGCCAGGGCCTGCAGCAGGCCATCGTCAGCACCGCCGCCACCGCGCCGGACACGATCAGCGACGAGGTACGCACGCTCGCCGGGCGCCTGCGCGCCGGCGAGAACCCGGCGGACGCGCTGCTGCTGTTCGCGGACGAGATGGGCGACCCGGTCGCGGACCAGGTGGTCGCCGCGCTGATCCTGCACCTCACCGACCGCGGCGAGCGGCTCAGCGACGTGCTGGCCTCGATCGCGGCCGGTGCCGCCGCGGACGTCGCCACGCGCCGCGAGGTGGAGGCGAAACGCACCCAGCCGCGGTTCGCGGTCCGGTTCCTCACCGTGGTCACGCTGGTCGTGCTGGTGCTGGGCCTGCTGAACCCGCAGTACATGCGGCCGTACGCGTCGCCGGTCGGCCAGCTCATCATGGCCGCGCTCGGCACCGGGTTCGTGGCGCTGCTGGCCTGGGTGCGCGGGATGAGCATGCCGCCGCCGGTGCCGCGCTTCCTGAACCCGCCGCGGACCGAGGAGGCGTTCCGGTGA
- a CDS encoding CpaF family protein, whose protein sequence is MRFEPLSQDPRPAPPANGHPPANGAPPAFPAQAFHLTPQPAGATVAPPEPPPAPAGVPRRDYAVVKELRRRLSERITIVERGQNLTPEQERRERDRVAVAVVAEYADTQRRTGTPISAAEERLLLDLVTAEMVGLGRLQRLLNDPSIEEVHVLGCDRVRITRRGGGVDWGEPIADSDEEMIETIQAAARRAGATERSLSTSKPTLDLQLPDGSRLAAVYLVSRRPYAVIRRHNTLDVTLEDIAGGRGDLDEMLDPLLRDFLRASIRAGLNIMVAGLAGAGKTTVIRALMREIAPDEPFVLLEESRELLPARDENGYHRAVMSFEAREGHGERGPDGRPAGEVTIADLIPLSLRMGVLRIIVGEVRSREIVPMLQAMTTSRGSMCTIHARTSTGVLERIIELALSHGREMTVEMARRMAGNALDLIVYVTIEDETAIGGRKHRFVSHVEEVIGVGEGGRLATTTVFGPGRDGRAIPMHLPERVRDQLLRVGYDARMLSRYIDAKTGAWRRPRVSLLRPA, encoded by the coding sequence GTGCGGTTTGAGCCACTGTCCCAGGACCCCCGCCCGGCGCCGCCCGCCAACGGCCACCCGCCGGCCAACGGCGCGCCCCCGGCGTTCCCGGCCCAGGCGTTCCACCTGACGCCGCAGCCGGCCGGTGCCACCGTGGCGCCGCCGGAGCCACCGCCCGCGCCGGCCGGCGTGCCGCGCCGCGACTACGCGGTGGTCAAGGAGCTGCGCCGGCGGCTGAGCGAGCGGATCACGATCGTCGAGCGCGGCCAGAACCTCACGCCCGAGCAGGAGCGGCGCGAGCGGGACCGGGTCGCGGTCGCGGTCGTCGCGGAGTACGCGGACACCCAGCGCCGCACCGGCACGCCGATCTCCGCGGCCGAGGAGCGCTTGCTGCTCGACCTGGTCACCGCGGAGATGGTCGGCCTCGGGCGGCTCCAGCGGCTGCTCAACGATCCGTCCATCGAGGAGGTGCACGTGCTCGGCTGCGACCGGGTGCGGATCACCCGGCGCGGTGGCGGCGTCGACTGGGGCGAGCCGATCGCGGACAGCGACGAGGAGATGATCGAGACGATCCAGGCGGCGGCGCGCCGGGCCGGCGCCACCGAGCGGTCGCTGTCCACCTCCAAGCCCACGCTCGACCTGCAACTCCCGGACGGCAGCCGGCTCGCCGCGGTCTACCTGGTCAGCCGCCGTCCGTACGCGGTGATCCGGCGTCACAACACGCTCGACGTGACGTTGGAGGACATCGCCGGCGGCCGGGGCGACCTGGACGAGATGCTCGACCCGCTGCTGCGCGACTTCCTCCGCGCCTCCATCCGCGCCGGGCTGAACATCATGGTCGCCGGGCTGGCCGGCGCCGGGAAGACCACGGTCATCCGCGCCCTGATGCGGGAGATCGCGCCGGACGAGCCGTTCGTGCTGCTGGAGGAGAGCCGCGAGCTGCTGCCGGCCCGGGACGAGAACGGCTACCACCGGGCCGTGATGAGCTTCGAGGCGCGCGAGGGGCACGGCGAGCGCGGGCCGGACGGCCGCCCCGCCGGTGAGGTCACCATCGCGGATCTGATCCCGCTCTCGCTGCGGATGGGGGTGCTGCGGATCATCGTGGGCGAGGTCCGGTCGCGGGAGATCGTCCCGATGCTCCAGGCGATGACCACGAGCCGCGGCTCGATGTGCACGATCCACGCGCGTACGTCCACCGGCGTGCTGGAACGCATCATCGAGCTGGCGCTCTCCCACGGCCGCGAGATGACGGTCGAGATGGCCCGCCGGATGGCCGGCAACGCGCTCGACCTGATCGTCTACGTGACGATCGAGGACGAGACCGCGATCGGCGGCCGCAAGCACCGGTTCGTCTCGCACGTCGAGGAGGTCATCGGCGTGGGCGAGGGCGGCCGGCTCGCCACCACCACGGTCTTCGGGCCGGGGCGGGACGGCCGCGCGATCCCGATGCACCTGCCCGAGCGGGTCCGGGACCAACTGCTGCGGGTCGGCTACGACGCGCGCATGCTCAGCCGCTATATCGACGCGAAGACCGGCGCCTGGCGCCGGCCCCGGGTCAGTCTGCTGAGGCCGGCATGA
- a CDS encoding SAF domain-containing protein, producing MTVAQTRPAPGPADAPVAPPKVVRQRRTRPGLLGLALLLVALGGLAAAYAVNSVRATGQYIAVARPVSVGAQIVPEDLMIVQLGGGQGLTPIAASDADKVVGKRAAVALSAGSLLTPDQITDKQLLGAGQQQVALGLSPQEIPARALRPGDKVLLVGAPARQDAAPSEATRFQGVVVDTVTPQQESAVPSDMTVVYVSVAEKDAAAVVLLHAQRRISVVLQSGS from the coding sequence ATGACCGTGGCGCAGACGCGTCCCGCTCCCGGACCGGCCGATGCCCCGGTCGCCCCGCCCAAGGTGGTGCGCCAGCGTCGTACCCGGCCGGGGCTGCTCGGTCTCGCTCTGCTGCTCGTGGCGCTGGGCGGTCTCGCCGCGGCGTACGCGGTGAACTCGGTGCGCGCGACCGGCCAGTACATCGCGGTCGCGCGCCCGGTGTCGGTCGGCGCCCAGATCGTGCCCGAGGACCTGATGATCGTGCAGCTCGGCGGCGGTCAGGGCCTCACCCCGATCGCGGCCTCGGACGCGGACAAGGTGGTCGGCAAGCGGGCCGCGGTGGCGCTGTCGGCCGGCAGCCTGCTCACCCCCGACCAGATCACCGACAAGCAGCTGCTCGGCGCCGGTCAGCAGCAGGTCGCGCTCGGCCTGTCACCGCAGGAGATCCCGGCCCGCGCGCTGCGGCCCGGCGACAAGGTGCTCCTGGTCGGCGCGCCGGCGCGGCAGGACGCCGCGCCGTCCGAGGCCACCCGGTTCCAGGGCGTGGTGGTCGACACCGTCACGCCGCAGCAGGAGTCCGCGGTGCCCAGCGACATGACCGTCGTCTACGTCTCCGTCGCCGAGAAGGACGCCGCCGCCGTGGTGCTGCTGCACGCGCAGCGACGCATCTCGGTCGTGCTGCAGAGCGGATCCTGA
- a CDS encoding DNA polymerase ligase N-terminal domain-containing protein, whose translation MGDRLDAYRGKRDARRTPEPIPERIRLGTGDAFVVHQHHARRLHWDLRLERDGVLVCWAVPRGLPRDPRRNHLAVHTEDHPMEYAGFSGEIPRGEYGGGTMTIFDRGRYEVEKWSDDEVIVVLRGDRVSGRYALFHTRDRDWMIHRMDPPEPGWTPMPEQVLPVRPIPAARLPAGDGDWAYEMEWDGARAIACVDGGRVRLLDVDGHELTGAFGELRGLAEALAPIECVLDGVVVAFDREGHVSRAALRSRIEGGGRRRAGRIPVQLLVFDLLWLEGRSTEELGYADRRSLLADLDVSGESWQTPPYFSGGGGYAIDAARAHGLPAVIAKRLDAPYRPGSWLRVSV comes from the coding sequence ATGGGTGACCGACTGGACGCTTATCGTGGCAAGCGCGATGCGCGGCGTACCCCGGAACCCATTCCGGAGCGGATCAGGCTCGGCACCGGCGACGCGTTCGTGGTCCACCAGCACCACGCCCGCCGGCTGCACTGGGACCTGCGGCTGGAGCGGGACGGCGTGCTGGTCTGCTGGGCGGTGCCGCGCGGGTTGCCGCGCGACCCCCGGCGCAACCATCTCGCGGTGCACACCGAGGACCATCCGATGGAGTACGCCGGGTTCTCCGGCGAGATCCCGCGCGGCGAGTACGGCGGCGGCACCATGACCATCTTCGACCGCGGCCGGTACGAGGTGGAGAAGTGGAGCGACGACGAGGTGATCGTGGTGCTCCGCGGCGACCGGGTGTCCGGGCGGTACGCGCTGTTCCACACCCGGGACCGGGACTGGATGATCCACCGGATGGACCCGCCGGAGCCGGGCTGGACGCCGATGCCGGAGCAGGTGCTGCCGGTCCGCCCGATCCCGGCCGCGCGGCTGCCGGCCGGGGACGGGGACTGGGCGTATGAGATGGAGTGGGACGGCGCCCGCGCGATCGCCTGTGTGGACGGTGGCCGGGTGCGGCTGCTGGACGTGGACGGCCACGAGCTGACCGGCGCGTTCGGCGAGCTGCGCGGGCTGGCCGAGGCGCTGGCGCCGATCGAGTGCGTGCTGGACGGCGTGGTGGTCGCGTTCGACCGGGAGGGGCACGTGAGCCGTGCCGCGCTGCGCTCGCGGATCGAGGGCGGCGGGCGGCGGCGGGCCGGGCGGATCCCCGTACAGCTGCTGGTCTTCGATCTGTTGTGGTTGGAGGGCCGGTCGACCGAGGAGCTCGGCTACGCGGACCGGCGCTCGCTGCTGGCCGACCTGGACGTGTCGGGGGAGTCGTGGCAGACGCCGCCGTACTTCTCCGGCGGCGGTGGCTACGCGATCGACGCGGCGCGCGCGCACGGGCTGCCGGCGGTCATCGCCAAACGGCTCGACGCCCCTTACCGGCCCGGCTCCTGGCTGCGAGTGTCGGTCTGA